A stretch of the Gouania willdenowi unplaced genomic scaffold, fGouWil2.1 scaffold_412_arrow_ctg1, whole genome shotgun sequence genome encodes the following:
- the LOC114460157 gene encoding vesicle-associated membrane protein 3-like — translation MGWGRFSLGGLAFGGFWCQVGALGGLAGSACQLGRSWWVCGYGPAGLGFVGLCRLWAVRTTYQNDGLTGTPGGLLLLGPEGQGAAPSNKRLQQTQAQVDEVVDIIRVNVDKALDRDQKLSELDDRADALQAGASQFETSAAKLKRKYWWKNCKMWAILIAVVAIIVLIIIIWACS, via the exons ATGGGCTGGGGAAGGTTCTCCCTTGGGGGCCTTGCCTTCGGGGGTTTCTGGTGCCAAGTGGGTGCCCTCGGGGGTCTGGCTGGCTCGGCTTGCCAGCTAGGCCGGTCTTGGTGGGTGTGCGGATATGGCCCTGCTGGGCTTGGGTTTGTGGGCCTGTGCCGCCTCTGGGCTGTACGCACCACATACCAGAATGATGGTCTGACTGGGACCCCTGGGGGG ctcctcctccttggTCCAGAAGGCCAGGGTGCAGCGCCCTCCAACAAGCGCTTGCAGCAGACACAGGCCCAGGTGGATGAGGTGGTGGATATTATACGTGTTAATGTGGACAAAGCGCTTGACCGGGACCAGAAGCTGTCTGAACTGGATGACCGGGCTGACGCACTGCAGGCTGGAGCCTCCCAGTTTGAGACCAGTGCAGCCAAACTGAAAAGAAAGTACTGGTGGAAGAATTGCAAGATGTGGGCAATCCTGATCGCTGTCGTAGCCATCATTGTTCTCATCATTATAATTTGGGCTTGCTCATAA